One Pelodiscus sinensis isolate JC-2024 chromosome 24, ASM4963464v1, whole genome shotgun sequence DNA segment encodes these proteins:
- the TSTD1 gene encoding thiosulfate:glutathione sulfurtransferase isoform X2: protein MDRAHVISYKDLKALIASGKAHIVDVRSPEEVANGHIDDSLNIPVVDVEEALKMDPETFKMKYIVDKPQLDDENLIFHCQMGRRGAQATETAIKLGYTKARNYAGGYKEWSEKEGK from the exons ATGGACCGAG CACACGTCATTTCCTACAAGGACCTGAAGGCGCTGATCGCCAGCGGGAAGGCTCACATTGTCGACGTGCGGTCGCCAGAGGAGGTGGCAAATGGCCATATCGACGACTCGCTCAATATTCCAG tggtgGATGTCGAGGAAGCCCTGAAGATGGACCCTGAGACATTTAAGATGAAGTATATTGTGGACAAGCCGCAGCTGGATGACGAGAACTTGATCTTTCACTGCCAGATGGGCAGGAGAGGCGCTCAGGCCACGGAGACCGCCATCAAACTGGGCTATACCAA GGCCCGTAACTACGCCGGCGGCTACAAGGAATGGTCTGAGAAGGAAGGGAAGTGA
- the TSTD1 gene encoding thiosulfate:glutathione sulfurtransferase isoform X1 — MLEPLALPQFPGLKRGCSTATTSDAPSAQAHVISYKDLKALIASGKAHIVDVRSPEEVANGHIDDSLNIPVVDVEEALKMDPETFKMKYIVDKPQLDDENLIFHCQMGRRGAQATETAIKLGYTKARNYAGGYKEWSEKEGK, encoded by the exons ATGCTGGAGCCTTTggctttgcctcagtttcccggtTTAAAGCGCGGCTGCAGCACTGCAACCACATCAGATGCTCCCAGCGCTCaag CACACGTCATTTCCTACAAGGACCTGAAGGCGCTGATCGCCAGCGGGAAGGCTCACATTGTCGACGTGCGGTCGCCAGAGGAGGTGGCAAATGGCCATATCGACGACTCGCTCAATATTCCAG tggtgGATGTCGAGGAAGCCCTGAAGATGGACCCTGAGACATTTAAGATGAAGTATATTGTGGACAAGCCGCAGCTGGATGACGAGAACTTGATCTTTCACTGCCAGATGGGCAGGAGAGGCGCTCAGGCCACGGAGACCGCCATCAAACTGGGCTATACCAA GGCCCGTAACTACGCCGGCGGCTACAAGGAATGGTCTGAGAAGGAAGGGAAGTGA